The following are from one region of the Paenibacillus protaetiae genome:
- a CDS encoding DUF1684 domain-containing protein: MNMTLEQWREERRRSVAKPQGDLALTGLHLIMAKGAVPGIPGVWEPLAQGQPGLLLTAEAADGLTWDATGQPVEGTVKLEAEREIVRVSDSVTVMATEQPGSDHLLAVYDANAEAVQKYAGISFYPNNPDWIIGGEFAEADKQTAAFAHVGDAEGKVRHHRSPGVIRFEYGGEFYALTPFASGEALIVVFGDRTNGEETYGLGRMLLIEPDAEGNVQLDFNRAFLPSCAFSHHFNCPLPPAGNRLPFRVEAGEQQVIFGS; the protein is encoded by the coding sequence ATGAACATGACGCTGGAACAGTGGAGAGAAGAGCGGCGGCGCTCGGTTGCGAAACCGCAAGGCGATCTGGCCTTGACCGGCTTGCATCTTATTATGGCCAAAGGCGCCGTACCCGGCATTCCCGGCGTATGGGAGCCGCTTGCTCAAGGCCAGCCCGGTTTGCTGCTGACAGCGGAAGCCGCCGACGGCTTGACCTGGGACGCAACCGGCCAGCCGGTAGAAGGAACGGTAAAGCTGGAGGCTGAACGCGAAATCGTTCGCGTATCAGACAGCGTAACCGTGATGGCGACGGAGCAGCCCGGCAGCGATCATTTGCTTGCCGTTTATGATGCCAATGCCGAAGCGGTGCAAAAGTATGCGGGCATTTCGTTTTATCCGAATAATCCGGATTGGATTATCGGAGGCGAGTTTGCTGAGGCGGATAAGCAGACGGCTGCTTTTGCGCATGTGGGCGATGCGGAAGGCAAGGTTCGCCATCACCGGTCGCCGGGCGTTATTCGTTTCGAATACGGCGGCGAGTTTTACGCGCTGACGCCGTTTGCTTCAGGCGAAGCGCTAATCGTTGTATTCGGCGACCGGACCAACGGCGAGGAGACGTACGGGCTCGGCCGGATGCTGCTTATTGAGCCGGACGCGGAAGGCAACGTACAGCTTGACTTTAACCGCGCGTTTTTGCCTTCCTGCGCCTTTTCGCATCATTTCAATTGCCCGCTGCCGCCTGCCGGCAACCGGCTGCCGTTCCGGGTGGAAGCCGGCGAACAACAAGTGATTTTTGGAAGCTGA